The DNA sequence GCACGGGGCTTCTCATGTCCCGCGTCACAACGGATCTCTTCGACATCACGGAATTGGCCCACCACGGGCCTGAGGACGTGTTCATCTCGCTCGTCACCATTTTGGGCGCCTTCGGCATCATGCTGGGCATCAACTGGAAGCTCGCGCTGGTGCTCATCCTGCTGGTGCCGGTGGGGTTGGCCTTTACCTATCTCCAGCGTCGGCGGATGATGTCCGCCTCCCGCCGCGTCAAGGAGCGTGTGGCCGGCATCAACGCAGGCATCGAATCCAGCATCTCCGGAGCGCGGGTGGCCAAGGCCTTTACCAACGAGCGCTTTGAGGTACAGAAATTCAACGAGAGCAACGAGGGTTTCAAACGCGCCAAAGGCGGTTTTTATTCGGCGATGGCCGTCTTTCACAGTGGAATGGAATTTTTTACCAATTTATTCAATGTAGCGGTCATCGCGATGGGCGGCTATTTTATCATGCGTGAGGAACTGGACTACGTGGGGCTCATGACTTTTGCACTCTATGTGTCGGCGTTTTTGCAGCCCATCCGGCGGCTGTCGCAGTTTGTGGAGCAGTTCACAAACGGCATGGCTGGTTTCGCCCGCTTCAGCGAGCTGATGCACGAAAAGCCGGAGATCGTGGATCGCCCGGGGGCTTTTACGCTCCGGCAGGTGAAGGGAGACATTGCGTTTCAAAACGTCTCCTTCTCTTATGACGACAAGACAAAAGTGCTCAAAAACCTGGACCTCACGGTAGCGGCGGGCCGGACGCTGGCGCTGGTCGGTCCGTCGGGCGGCGGGAAGACAACGCTGTGCCACCTGATTCCGCGTTTTTACGAGGTGTCGGCGGGACAAATCACG is a window from the Oscillospiraceae bacterium genome containing:
- a CDS encoding ABC transporter ATP-binding protein/permease, coding for MICAFMIALVDLAFPLISRYAMTSMLPGRLFGPFFVLMGALVLVYVLRSAFSYIVTYWGHSLGVLMEADMRRDLFAHMQTLSFKFYDANRTGLLMSRVTTDLFDITELAHHGPEDVFISLVTILGAFGIMLGINWKLALVLILLVPVGLAFTYLQRRRMMSASRRVKERVAGINAGIESSISGARVAKAFTNERFEVQKFNESNEGFKRAKGGFYSAMAVFHSGMEFFTNLFNVAVIAMGGYFIMREELDYVGLMTFALYVSAFLQPIRRLSQFVEQFTNGMAGFARFSELMHEKPEIVDRPGAFTLRQVKGDIAFQNVSFSYDDKTKVLKNLDLTVAAGRTLALVGPSGGGKTTLCHLIPRFYEVSAGQITLDGVDIRDITLESLRAHVGIVSQDVFLFAGTIMENIRYGRMDATDDEIVEAALRAEIHDMIMEMENGYQTEVGERGVRLSGGQKQRISIARIFLKNPPILILDEATSALDTLTETRIQKSFEALSAGRTTLVIAHRLSTVKNADEIIVIDEEGVRERGRHDTLLALDGLYASLYRTQLTTER